In the genome of Scylla paramamosain isolate STU-SP2022 chromosome 49, ASM3559412v1, whole genome shotgun sequence, one region contains:
- the LOC135095483 gene encoding histidine-rich protein PFHRP-II-like yields the protein MIIISTTTNTTTTSTNAIMITTTTTITITITTNHHHCSSCHYATIHHTTLYHTAPHHTALHHTLTRHTAPQHTTPPHCATPRHTAPHHTTPHYTAPHHTALHHTIAHHTAPPQCHTPPHCTTSHHTTLHCTTPHRIAPYHSTPHCTTSHHTTTLCHTPPHCTTSHHTTLHCTTPHRIASYHSTPHCTTSHHTTTLCHTTP from the coding sequence aTGATAATCATcagtactaccaccaacaccacgaccaccagcaCCAATGCCAttatgatcaccaccaccaccactatcaccattaccatcaccaccaaccaccatcactgctcCAGTTGCCACTACGCTACAATCCACCATACCACTTTgtaccacactgcaccacaccacaccgcatTGCACCATACCTTAACACGCCACACTGCAccgcaacacaccacaccaccacactgtgCCACACCccgccacactgcaccacatcacaccacaccacactacactgcaccacaccacaccgcatTGCACCATACCATagcacaccacactgcaccaccacaGTGCCATACCccgccacactgcaccacatcacaccacaccacactacactgcaccacaccacaccgcatTGCACCATACCATagcacaccacactgcaccacatcacaccacaccaccacactttgCCATACCccgccacactgcaccacatcacaccacaccacactacattgcaccacaccacaccgcatTGCATCATACCATagcacaccacactgcaccacatcacaccacaccaccacactgtgCCATACCACACCATAA